In Thermotoga sp. Ku-13t, one genomic interval encodes:
- a CDS encoding MMPL family transporter — MAWIKKPWLALSLMLILGILSASQLPKLKVRAYFKSQVSRESQYVVAEREISRTFYLRDVAIVAVPYKTREEVFDTVQNLRNLDGVLMVINPFEFPLTMANNTALAQKLKLIGQFEGKDYALLVAFISKSPEDTSRRIYKTVAPKDGLVFGISYIGAMAMDYVKMILSYLTPVALLIMFFVFYFTLKSFWAAVLAFLPSVLATVYLLGFYAAIDKPVTMENVLMPFITLIMGSSAALHYVNRYLRLKDPDRFEKAYISFRETFFALLMTVLTTVVGFLSLGLTSSPVMRELGFSGALGVATAGVATFIFLPPTVTLLEVRRSPRTITTSGMLKNRWMNILIFLGVFIFFCTFAGRVEAEFHSLIFFRSGSKVMKGARVIEAIAGIKVPIFLKIDLNVDVQSREGLESLKMVRDSLKDHCERTFSLLDLYELLPQPLRNLALTILPEGILFDRKNNSALMLAFPKRVDSKTYKRIETIASSLAEGSIKSIKLSGEDFKYMEMNEFVIENLRTSLIFALLAIALMMGFTFKNFKFGLVACLPIAMTLLSLYGAMGLFRIPLNAISACLMNIVLGAGIDYAIHFGCAYLKHKSVVEAYRLTRRPIVANAFGVALGFSVLFLSPMKVHVHIATLIFVGMLLAAMYSLLLLPSLLPQNIKIR, encoded by the coding sequence ACTTCCAAAGTTGAAGGTGAGGGCTTATTTCAAGTCACAGGTTTCCAGAGAATCGCAATACGTCGTTGCAGAAAGAGAGATATCGAGAACCTTTTATCTCAGGGACGTGGCCATCGTCGCCGTACCTTACAAAACCCGCGAAGAGGTTTTCGACACGGTTCAGAACCTTCGAAACCTCGATGGGGTTCTGATGGTGATCAATCCGTTCGAATTTCCACTCACCATGGCCAACAACACCGCACTGGCCCAGAAACTGAAACTGATCGGCCAGTTTGAGGGAAAAGATTACGCACTGCTGGTTGCGTTCATCTCAAAGAGCCCTGAGGATACTTCCCGGAGGATCTACAAAACCGTCGCACCGAAAGATGGTCTGGTCTTCGGAATTTCTTACATCGGTGCGATGGCTATGGATTATGTGAAGATGATCCTTTCCTATCTTACCCCGGTAGCGCTGCTGATCATGTTTTTTGTGTTCTACTTCACTTTGAAGAGCTTCTGGGCTGCGGTACTCGCGTTCCTTCCGAGTGTACTCGCGACGGTTTATCTGCTCGGTTTCTACGCCGCGATCGACAAACCCGTGACGATGGAAAACGTCTTGATGCCCTTCATCACGCTGATAATGGGTAGCTCCGCGGCGTTGCACTACGTCAACAGGTACTTGAGACTGAAAGATCCTGACAGGTTCGAAAAGGCCTATATCTCTTTCCGTGAAACCTTTTTTGCCTTGCTGATGACAGTTCTCACAACGGTTGTAGGATTTTTAAGCCTCGGTCTAACGAGCTCACCTGTGATGAGAGAACTGGGCTTCAGCGGTGCACTCGGTGTTGCAACGGCGGGCGTAGCTACATTCATTTTTCTGCCCCCCACAGTCACTCTGCTGGAAGTCAGAAGGTCCCCGCGAACAATCACAACCAGCGGAATGTTGAAGAATAGGTGGATGAACATTCTCATCTTTCTCGGTGTGTTCATCTTTTTCTGCACCTTCGCCGGAAGGGTGGAAGCAGAGTTTCACTCGTTGATTTTCTTCAGATCCGGTTCCAAGGTCATGAAAGGCGCTAGGGTGATCGAAGCGATTGCGGGCATAAAGGTTCCCATCTTCTTGAAGATCGATCTCAACGTGGACGTTCAGAGTCGGGAAGGCCTCGAATCGCTGAAGATGGTGAGAGACAGTCTGAAGGATCACTGCGAAAGGACTTTCTCATTGCTGGATCTGTACGAACTGCTGCCACAACCTCTCAGAAATCTCGCTCTGACAATCCTGCCAGAAGGCATCCTTTTTGACAGGAAGAACAATTCCGCACTCATGCTGGCCTTTCCAAAACGTGTCGATAGTAAAACGTACAAGCGGATCGAGACGATCGCGTCTTCTCTCGCTGAAGGTTCGATAAAGTCGATCAAACTTTCCGGCGAAGATTTTAAATACATGGAGATGAACGAATTCGTCATAGAAAATCTGCGTACCAGCTTGATCTTTGCACTACTCGCCATCGCACTCATGATGGGTTTCACATTCAAGAACTTCAAATTCGGCCTTGTGGCGTGTTTACCCATCGCGATGACGCTGCTGAGCCTCTACGGGGCGATGGGATTGTTCAGAATCCCCCTGAACGCCATCAGCGCGTGCCTTATGAACATAGTGCTCGGTGCGGGCATCGATTACGCGATACACTTCGGTTGTGCGTATCTGAAACACAAATCCGTTGTGGAAGCCTACAGACTCACACGAAGGCCCATCGTCGCCAACGCGTTCGGCGTTGCTCTGGGATTCTCTGTGTTGTTCCTTTCACCCATGAAGGTTCACGTGCACATAGCAACGCTCATATTCGTTGGCATGTTACTCGCCGCGATGTACAGCTTGCTGTTGCTCCCGTCGTTGCTGCCACAGAACATCAAAATTCGATGA
- a CDS encoding ABC transporter substrate-binding protein — MKKLLVVLVALLSFIVFAQEIIKIGAIFPLTGAAAATGVKIKYAIEVAQEIINGVYPDINLSLAKSAGLPNLGGAKVQFIFADHQGNPELAMAEAERLIRNEKVVALIGCYQSSCTKPASQIAEKYGIPFVAGSSSSAALTERGLKWFFRIAPHDGMETVFFFEYLRYLNEKYNANIKRVAVVYIDNEYGVHAAQMVKEKIKNFPEFSLVADVKYPVNATNVDIEVQKIKSARPDAIFHASYIGDMTMFVKKYKEFNVVPKVVLSYCGGYQDPQFVVNLGKDADYFSGTNATTPALFSKMAILSRINEMYKAKSGVDIDGPTLEDFASALVIAEAINIAGTTEPEKVLEVLRNYVFEAPYFVSGKIQFGPDGQNIYSASVMTQIFNGVYEAVWPEEYQTHEPVPQFPDWNKR, encoded by the coding sequence ATGAAGAAATTGCTCGTGGTGCTGGTGGCGCTTCTCAGTTTCATCGTTTTCGCACAGGAAATCATCAAGATCGGTGCTATCTTTCCACTCACAGGAGCAGCCGCCGCGACAGGGGTAAAGATCAAGTACGCCATCGAGGTCGCACAAGAGATCATCAACGGTGTGTATCCTGACATCAACCTGTCGCTCGCAAAGTCTGCCGGTTTGCCAAACCTCGGAGGGGCAAAGGTACAGTTCATTTTCGCTGACCATCAAGGCAACCCGGAACTCGCCATGGCGGAAGCGGAGAGACTGATCAGAAACGAAAAGGTTGTCGCTCTGATCGGTTGTTACCAATCTTCGTGCACGAAACCTGCGAGTCAGATCGCTGAAAAATATGGTATACCTTTCGTTGCAGGTTCGTCGAGCTCTGCTGCACTCACGGAAAGAGGCCTCAAATGGTTCTTCAGGATCGCTCCGCACGACGGTATGGAAACGGTATTCTTCTTTGAGTATTTAAGATACCTCAACGAAAAATACAACGCCAACATCAAGAGAGTGGCCGTGGTGTACATCGACAACGAGTACGGAGTGCACGCCGCGCAGATGGTCAAAGAGAAGATAAAGAACTTCCCCGAGTTCAGCCTCGTGGCCGATGTGAAATATCCCGTGAATGCGACCAACGTTGACATCGAAGTCCAGAAGATCAAATCTGCTCGGCCAGACGCGATATTCCACGCCTCGTACATAGGTGACATGACCATGTTCGTCAAGAAGTACAAAGAGTTCAACGTCGTTCCCAAGGTGGTCCTGTCGTACTGCGGTGGTTATCAGGATCCACAGTTCGTTGTGAACCTCGGCAAAGACGCAGACTATTTCTCAGGGACTAACGCAACAACGCCTGCCCTGTTCTCCAAGATGGCGATCCTTTCCAGGATCAACGAGATGTACAAGGCAAAGTCCGGTGTCGATATCGACGGTCCAACTCTGGAAGACTTTGCGTCCGCTCTCGTCATAGCTGAGGCGATCAACATCGCCGGAACGACAGAGCCAGAAAAGGTCCTCGAGGTTCTGAGGAACTACGTGTTCGAAGCTCCTTACTTCGTTTCTGGAAAGATCCAGTTCGGTCCAGATGGACAGAACATTTACTCTGCCTCCGTTATGACTCAAATCTTCAACGGAGTGTACGAAGCCGTCTGGCCTGAAGAATACCAGACGCACGAACCAGTACCGCAGTTCCCAGACTGGAACAAGAGATAA
- a CDS encoding branched-chain amino acid ABC transporter permease — MLAQLIVTGVLVGSVYSLVAVGLTLVWGLMDIINFAHGDFMMISMYTVFWLYALLKWDPLVSLPVAAIVTAAIGLVTYKLVIKRVLNSPSLMALLATFGLSLFIRNFAQFLWSPNYRFVGESILSGKRFIVFDVIIGLPQLVAAIGSIAMTFAVALFIKKTKFGKAIQATAQSKEIAELMGVDTEKVYMFTFAISGICVGAAGSLLSGIFPVYPESGAMYGLLAFVIVALGGFGNIWGAFYAGIMIGLAETIGGFYLGTQFKYAIAFLIYLLVLQFRPRGLFGW, encoded by the coding sequence ATGCTCGCACAGCTTATCGTTACAGGTGTGCTCGTGGGTAGTGTCTATTCTCTTGTGGCCGTGGGCCTGACGCTCGTCTGGGGGTTGATGGACATAATCAACTTCGCCCACGGTGATTTCATGATGATATCTATGTACACGGTCTTCTGGCTCTACGCCTTGCTGAAATGGGACCCACTCGTGTCCCTGCCTGTAGCCGCGATCGTGACGGCCGCGATAGGTCTTGTGACTTATAAGCTTGTCATCAAAAGAGTTTTGAATTCACCAAGCCTCATGGCACTGCTTGCCACGTTTGGTCTGAGCCTGTTCATTCGAAATTTTGCTCAGTTTCTGTGGAGCCCGAACTACAGATTCGTCGGCGAGTCGATCCTGTCCGGTAAAAGGTTCATAGTGTTCGATGTGATCATAGGACTTCCCCAGCTTGTGGCTGCGATCGGGAGCATCGCCATGACGTTCGCAGTGGCTCTGTTCATCAAGAAAACGAAATTCGGAAAAGCGATACAGGCAACGGCGCAGAGTAAAGAGATCGCAGAACTCATGGGGGTTGATACCGAAAAAGTTTACATGTTCACGTTCGCGATCTCCGGGATTTGCGTTGGTGCTGCAGGCAGCCTTCTGTCCGGCATTTTTCCCGTCTATCCAGAATCCGGAGCGATGTACGGCTTGCTGGCGTTCGTCATCGTGGCACTGGGTGGTTTTGGAAACATATGGGGGGCTTTCTACGCCGGGATCATGATCGGACTCGCGGAAACGATAGGAGGTTTTTACCTTGGAACCCAGTTCAAGTACGCGATCGCTTTCCTCATATATTTGCTCGTGCTGCAGTTCAGGCCCAGAGGGCTCTTCGGGTGGTGA
- a CDS encoding branched-chain amino acid ABC transporter permease — MKRMPLLIILAILLILPLVVRDVNFQHVMLMTLIFAGLGEAWNIITGFAGQTSFGHAAFFGIGAYTSTVLFYRFGVSPWIGMILGSLFAGIVAFIVSYPCFRLKGHYFAIATLAVAEIIKQLFVSWDYVEGATGISIPVVEDSFWAMQFHRSKIPYVLIAYSLFVFVLFVAVLIERNRMGYYLKAIRESHEAAEALGINTSRYKLAAMVVSSMLTALFGTLYAQYILYIDPFMVFGLDVSMKIVLLTVLGGLGNIYGPIVGAAVLVPLSEYTRTLLGGTGRGIDLMIYGVLIVLVVVFEPRGILGLLRRRRRRLDYGRSAA; from the coding sequence ATGAAGAGAATGCCGCTTCTGATCATTCTCGCAATTCTGTTGATCCTTCCATTGGTTGTGAGAGACGTGAACTTCCAGCACGTCATGTTGATGACTCTCATATTCGCGGGTCTCGGAGAGGCATGGAACATCATCACGGGTTTCGCGGGTCAGACCTCGTTCGGTCACGCCGCGTTCTTTGGCATCGGTGCCTACACCTCCACAGTTCTCTTCTATAGATTCGGCGTTTCACCCTGGATCGGCATGATCCTTGGTTCTCTGTTCGCAGGCATCGTAGCTTTCATAGTGAGTTATCCGTGCTTCAGATTGAAGGGTCATTACTTCGCCATAGCGACGCTCGCCGTTGCGGAGATCATAAAGCAGCTCTTTGTGAGCTGGGATTATGTTGAGGGTGCCACGGGAATTTCCATACCGGTGGTTGAGGACAGTTTCTGGGCAATGCAGTTTCATCGCTCGAAGATTCCGTACGTGTTAATCGCTTACAGTCTGTTCGTTTTTGTTCTGTTCGTAGCCGTGCTCATCGAGAGAAACAGGATGGGTTATTATCTGAAAGCGATACGCGAAAGTCACGAGGCCGCTGAGGCACTCGGTATAAACACGTCCAGGTACAAGCTCGCTGCAATGGTTGTGAGCTCCATGCTTACGGCGCTCTTTGGAACACTCTACGCACAGTACATACTCTACATAGATCCGTTCATGGTGTTCGGGCTCGATGTGTCCATGAAGATCGTTCTGCTCACGGTCCTGGGAGGGCTCGGTAACATATACGGTCCCATTGTCGGGGCGGCGGTGCTCGTACCTCTTTCCGAATACACGAGGACCCTGCTAGGTGGCACGGGGAGAGGAATCGATCTCATGATCTATGGCGTTCTGATAGTACTCGTTGTGGTCTTCGAGCCGAGAGGCATACTGGGACTCCTCAGAAGACGCAGAAGGAGGCTCGACTATGGTAGGAGCGCTGCTTGA